In the genome of Phragmites australis chromosome 9, lpPhrAust1.1, whole genome shotgun sequence, the window gaaatggagagagagagatcatttAGGGTCAACTTGTTTCGCTAGTATCTTTTTTTTTGCCGAAGCGATGCGGAAAAAAAAAAGCGCGCTTACGTACACCAGAGGTTCGATTTGACGGATCGTGCCGTGATGTAGCGCGATCTTTACTTGATGATGCGATCGAAAGTTTGTGGGCCGatgttcttgtttctctgcACCTGGGTAGTGTTCGCTACCTGATATTTTGGAGATGCATGGGGTTGTTTAAACTTGATCTATTATTTTTATTCCCAAATACGCTAAGGATTTTAGTGCTCTTGTTAATTTCGCTAGATCTACTTTACATGGTGGTTCCTATGAAACGAAAAACCGTGGAGTACGTGACGTAGACGTTTCTGGTTCGTTAGGTTATATGTTAAGATGAGGTCTGCATTTACGCTGTTGGAATGAATAAATGTGTCCTTTCTGAAATCTGCTCTGGTTTCGCTTAGAGTTGTTCATGTGCTGATCTAAACATATGTCCTTTCTGAAATCTGCTCTGGTTTCGCTTAGAGTTGTTCATGTGCTGATCTAAACATATGTAGCATGTTTTCAAATTCGTAGATAAGTGTGTAAAAAACTTTCGTACATGTAAAAGCGCTTCTGGTTTCACATTATGTTCTAATCTGCAACTTCAGCTAAGATTTACTCCAATGCTCGGCTCTGCTTGTAGAAAATTATGATTGTTTCTCCTATTGATATAAGATTTCCCTGTTTTTAATTTCCTTTTTTAGAGAGGGAACCCTCATAAGACATCAAACAAATGTTTCAGTGTATAGCAGTATTCTTAAAATAGTCATAGATCTATTGTTTTACATTTTGTTATTATGGTTGGTGTTTTTTCATTGTTGCTTGCATTGGCTGGATTGACCAGTGCACACTTCTTGATTGACTTTTACCTTGCATGCTCTGTGCTTAATTTTGCGTAGGACTCCTCCAACTTTTGCCGCATTTTATACAGGAGTTATTTTTATTCAGCAATGCATGCTGCAGGAGCTGAATCCTTTATCGGGTAGTTATGTTCAGTCAATTTTAGCTTGTTTATTGGCATCTGCATATATTGTGTATTTATAGTGCCTCCTTAATTTGATTTCCTGTCAAAAATATAAGTGCATCTGGAAGTTATGTAGGATGAATACGGTGTGTCAGCACAGgatgtaatatatttatataactTCTTCAGTAGAACATATAGCTTAACTTGTGCCATTTTTTCTCCAATAAATCCACATTGGTATGGTAATGGTTTATGCTTTGACTGTTGAAGATACTGAGGTCCTAAATCTTTGTACTGCTGTTATGATTAGTTGAGCCGACAATACCATCACAGTGTGCAGCATTATGTTCGTAGACGAGGTTTTGCTTTACTTGATATTTAATTCTGTAGGAAGTCATTCCGTATGGTAGAGTTTTCACCTGTTGAAGTTGTTGGCGTTTTTTTTCCTGACCTTCAACTTTCTGTCTTGTAGGTGAAGGCTGCTCTGTAAACACTAGTCAAGATGGGCGAGGGACATGGAACTGACAAGAACATTGAGATATGGAAGGTCAAGAAGTTAATCAAGGCTCTCGATGCTGCCAGGGGCAATGGTACTAGCATGATTTCTCTCATCATGCCCCCTCGTGATCAGATTTCTCGAGTCACAAAGATGTTGGGTGATGAATATGGAACTGCCTCTAACATCAAGAGCAGAGTCAACCGTCAGTCTGTGTTGGCTGCCATAACCTCGGCTCAGCAGAGGTTGAAGCTTTACAATCGAGTTCCTTCCAATGGATTGGTGCTTTACACTGGGACCGTTGTCACCGATGATGGCAAGGAAAAGAAGGTGACCTTTGACTTTGAGCCATTCAGGCCTATAAATGCTTCATTGTATCTCTGTGACAACAAGTTTCACACTGAGGCACTGAATGAGCTTCTGGCGTCTGATGACAAGTTTGGTTTCATAATCATGGATGGCAATGGGACACTCTATGGCACACTAAGTGGCAACAGTAGGGAGGTTCTTTACAGGTTCAGCGTTGATCTCCCGAAGAAGCATGGCCGAGGAGGGCAGTCTGCAGTTCGTTTTGCCCGCTTGCGCATGGAAAGGCGGCACAATTACCTTCGTAAAGCAGCTGAGCTTGCGACGCAGTTCTTCATCAATCCTGCCACCAACCAGCCAAACATCGTCGGGCTCATTCTCGCTGGTTCTGCTGATTTCAAGACCGAACTGGGCAAATCTGAGATGTTTGATCCACGCCTGCAAGCCAACATACTCAAGATGATTGATGTGTCTTACGGAGGGGATAGTGGCTTCAACCAAGCCATCGAGATGTCTGCCGAGGTGCTATCTGATGTCAAGTTTGTTCAAGAAAAGAAGCTGATTGGAAAGTACTTTGAGGAGATAAGCAAAGACACTGGGAAGTATGTCCTTGGTGTGCAGGACACCATGACAGCCCTCGAAATGGGTGCGGTAGAAACACTGATTGTGTGGGAAAACCTTGATGTCAAGCGATATGAGCTGAAGAACAGCGCCACAGGAGAAACTGTGGTAAAGTACCTGAACGGGGATCAGGAGGCAGATCAGACCAACTTCATAGATGATGCAACATCTGGACAACTTGATGTCATTGACAAGATGCTGCTGTTGGAGTGGTTTGCTGAGAATTACCAGCAGTATGGTTGCACACTGGAGTTtatcacaaacaagtcacaggAAGGATCGCAGTTCTGCCGGGGCTTTGGTGGCATTGGTGGAATCCTCCGTTACCCAGCGGATGTTGCTGCCTATATGGATGGCGATGTGTTGGACGAGGAGGAATATGAAGACTTTGAATAGCAATCAACTGAAACTCCACTGAATGTGGTCCGGAAGGAGCCTGAGCTGGCCCGGATCGCGCCAGGACGAGACCCTGAAACATCCAAAAGATCGGCGCAAGAACGCCAAGGTTTGTACTTCTGACTGTTGCATAGAAACATGTGTTGATATATGATTCTTTTTCTGCTTGATGTCGGACATTTTAACTGATATTTACATCTTTTGCTCCCAGGAGGCGGGGTGGTTGGTGAGAAGAGAATCTGAGCAACTACAATCTAAAAATCTTGTGTGAAGCATGGTGACGTGAATGCTCTGGAGACGGTGGCCTCTTGCTATACATATCCAAGCCTGGAACTCGGTTGTGCTACTAAGCAGCCATGGATGTCTTCTGATGCTCCATCAGGAGAGCTTTATTAGTGTTTACCATCTTATTAGTAACGAGTCCGTATCAGTTTGGTCAATAAAGTCTCTTCATCGAACTGAATCTGTATGCGCTAGTTCGTCCGAGTCTCTttatttgggggggggggggggtgctgctactgcaccaccaccagcagcagctgTATTTTGTTTCCTGAACTGAAGTGGTATGCTACGTTTGAATTTGCATGTATGCTTGATATCTATTAAGTGAACCAATCTTAGTTTTTAGAGGATTATGTCCGTGTCAGTGTCCTATTTATGAATCTGGTCTTGCACAATGCTATTTGCAGTTCGCTTATCTTGGTATTACCTAATGCTAGTTCCTTGTGGACTTGTGGAATACCCTTGTCTGGTTCTCTTTTGTGGTGTCGTCTCATGCTATTTCTTCTTCGCTATCAAGATGCCAACCTTATTTTCTGCGAAGCTGGAAGCTGCTTGATTCAGTAGCGTCGGCTTCAGTTTCATGCAGTCCTGACTCCTGATGTGCCCAGACGCTGGGCTATCGGAGGATCGACGACGAGAGTTTTGCAGCTTGTGCTTGGTGCCACTGAGGGCATGAACAATTATAATTTCTCTAGTGCAGCTTGTGCTTGGTGCCTAAGTTGTGCGGCTTAAGGAATGAAGAGTGTTAAGCACTTAcataaaaattaatttccaaTACTAACCggttaattattttattagtaGTAATATAAACAATGGTATTTAAGTAAGCACACTTGTGTTACTACAATCGAGAAAAAAACCTAGTTTTTTTAAGCACATTTTTTACGCCCCCTATTATACATGTAGTGATGAAATGGTACTGATAAATCATGTCCGTCCTGGAATCATTTTCGTTTTTTTGATCGTTTTCgtatttgaggaaaaaaatagaaacggGATGGAAACGGTTAAAGACATTTTCAGTCTATTTTCGTTTTTCCTAAGAAAATTTGGGATATCCTATTTTTCATTCCTGTCTTTATCCCGTTTTTCTGAGCATCCCAGCCCAGTGTCTCATCCCTACTAGTCCGGTTGAGAGGCTCATTACTTCCATCAGGCTGAATTGCTCTGTTGTTGCCGGCGTGAGGATAGTCTTGTGCTCTTGGCAAAAAGGTAGCAGGGAGGAGAAAATGTTCCACTatagtttcttttatttttctattctttttgtTAAGTTTTTTCTCAGAAGTTATTTACTTTTTCTGTTAAGTATTGATAAAAAATGAGGTTATGTGAACCGAAAAATTATAtgacattttttattttcatgcgATTTACTGATTAGATTGGTTCGTTAAACTTATTAGTTTGCTATTGTCTGAAGATCATGTTAAACTTATGGAAAAAGTGCAAAACCCCtcctaaaagtcacttggattttgattttccccccaaaagttattttattgcaaaaaacCCCGAAGTTTGGTTTTGTTAAAAAACACcccaaaaatacaaaaaaaatttaaaaaatcacaaaaaattctaaaaaaactagagacaattctaaaaccttttgtgatttttttttcaaaaacaataACCTTtctatcatatttcatggagagtaagtttgaaaaaaaagaaaaacgtgcaactcatttattaattcgagttaaatgcatagttaattatttactaatccaaaaattatgaaacaattttt includes:
- the LOC133928784 gene encoding eukaryotic peptide chain release factor subunit 1-2-like, whose amino-acid sequence is MGEGHGTDKNIEIWKVKKLIKALDAARGNGTSMISLIMPPRDQISRVTKMLGDEYGTASNIKSRVNRQSVLAAITSAQQRLKLYNRVPSNGLVLYTGTVVTDDGKEKKVTFDFEPFRPINASLYLCDNKFHTEALNELLASDDKFGFIIMDGNGTLYGTLSGNSREVLYRFSVDLPKKHGRGGQSAVRFARLRMERRHNYLRKAAELATQFFINPATNQPNIVGLILAGSADFKTELGKSEMFDPRLQANILKMIDVSYGGDSGFNQAIEMSAEVLSDVKFVQEKKLIGKYFEEISKDTGKYVLGVQDTMTALEMGAVETLIVWENLDVKRYELKNSATGETVVKYLNGDQEADQTNFIDDATSGQLDVIDKMLLLEWFAENYQQYGCTLEFITNKSQEGSQFCRGFGGIGGILRYPADVAAYMDGDVLDEEEYEDFE